A stretch of the Terriglobales bacterium genome encodes the following:
- a CDS encoding ribose-phosphate pyrophosphokinase, producing MATTVTTATGKKEQRPGAQPRPERKPRVRRADKFKVFSGTANPALADEVCTHLGMRRGQANLTRFSDGEIYVQILENVRGADVFVVQPTCDPVNYNLMELLMMMDALRRASAGRITPVIPYFGYARQDRKDKPRAPISAKLVADLLTTAGAHRALIVDLHAPQIQGFFNIPVDHLFASPVLVSHFRELNLADLTVVSPDAGGVERARFFAKKMDSMLAIIDKRRTEMNVAEVLHVIGDVEGRTCVILDDIIDTAGTLVNASEALYGAGAKTVYACATHPVLSGPAIERIAASRLEQVVVTNTIPLKPEAQRCPKIKVLSIAGLTARAIQSIHEETSVSTLSS from the coding sequence ATGGCGACGACGGTAACGACGGCGACGGGGAAGAAGGAGCAGCGGCCGGGGGCGCAGCCCCGGCCGGAGCGCAAGCCACGGGTGCGGCGCGCGGACAAGTTCAAGGTGTTCTCGGGGACGGCCAATCCGGCCCTGGCGGACGAGGTCTGCACGCACCTGGGGATGCGGCGCGGCCAGGCCAACCTCACCCGCTTCTCGGACGGCGAAATCTACGTGCAAATCCTGGAGAACGTGCGGGGAGCGGACGTGTTCGTGGTGCAGCCCACCTGCGACCCGGTGAACTACAACCTGATGGAGCTGCTGATGATGATGGACGCGCTGCGGCGCGCCTCGGCGGGGCGCATCACGCCGGTGATCCCGTACTTCGGCTATGCGCGGCAGGACCGCAAGGACAAGCCGCGGGCGCCCATCTCGGCCAAGCTGGTGGCCGACCTTCTGACCACCGCGGGTGCGCACCGGGCGCTCATCGTGGACCTGCACGCGCCGCAGATCCAGGGTTTCTTCAACATCCCGGTGGACCATCTGTTCGCTTCCCCGGTGCTGGTGAGCCACTTCCGGGAGCTGAACCTGGCGGACCTGACGGTGGTCTCGCCGGACGCGGGCGGCGTGGAGCGGGCGCGCTTCTTCGCCAAGAAAATGGATTCGATGCTGGCCATCATCGACAAGCGGCGCACGGAGATGAACGTGGCCGAAGTGCTGCACGTCATCGGCGACGTCGAGGGCCGCACCTGCGTCATCCTGGACGACATCATCGACACCGCGGGCACGCTGGTGAACGCCTCGGAGGCGCTCTACGGCGCAGGAGCGAAGACGGTGTACGCCTGCGCCACCCATCCGGTGCTTTCCGGGCCGGCCATCGAGCGCATCGCCGCTTCGCGCCTGGAGCAAGTGGTGGTGACCAACACCATCCCGTTGAAGCCCGAGGCGCAGCGCTGTCCCAAGATCAAGGTGCTGTCCATCGCCGGACTGACGGCGCGCGCCATCCAGTCCATTCACGAGGAGACGTCGGTCAGCACGTTGTCGAGTTAG
- a CDS encoding 50S ribosomal protein L25: MANAELVVAEPRGEKARGTNEARRLRRQGRIPGVLYGARKDSVAVSVNPKQITHILHSESGHNTIFELEVGGERTRAMIVDWQYEPVHGALLHVDLKRIAMDERLKVKVPILLQGVPAGVKTEGGILEQVLREVELECLPADIPSHIDVDVTELIHGKVLRVSDLPHSEKLKFLTDANYPVAHIVHIKEEVAPTPEAAAEAAIAAPTEPELIKKGKQEVEGEGEAEAEAPKAEKKEKKEKEK; encoded by the coding sequence ATGGCGAACGCAGAACTGGTAGTGGCAGAGCCGCGGGGGGAGAAAGCCCGCGGGACCAATGAAGCCCGGCGGTTGCGCCGGCAAGGCCGCATCCCGGGCGTGCTGTACGGGGCCCGCAAGGACAGCGTGGCGGTAAGTGTGAATCCCAAGCAGATCACGCACATCCTGCACTCCGAGTCGGGACACAACACCATTTTCGAGCTGGAAGTGGGCGGCGAGCGCACCCGGGCCATGATCGTGGACTGGCAGTACGAGCCGGTGCACGGAGCCCTGCTGCACGTGGACCTGAAGCGCATTGCGATGGACGAACGCCTGAAGGTGAAAGTGCCCATCCTGCTGCAGGGTGTTCCGGCGGGCGTGAAGACCGAGGGCGGCATCCTGGAGCAGGTGCTGCGCGAAGTGGAGCTCGAGTGCCTGCCGGCGGACATCCCCAGCCACATCGATGTGGACGTCACCGAGCTGATTCACGGCAAGGTGTTGCGGGTCAGCGACCTGCCGCACAGCGAGAAGCTGAAGTTCCTGACCGACGCCAACTACCCGGTGGCCCACATCGTGCACATCAAGGAAGAAGTGGCGCCCACGCCAGAGGCGGCGGCGGAAGCCGCGATCGCGGCGCCGACCGAGCCCGAACTCATCAAGAAGGGCAAGCAGGAGGTCGAGGGCGAAGGGGAGGCGGAGGCCGAGGCTCCCAAGGCGGAGAAGAAGGAGAAGAAGGAGAAGGAGAAGTAG
- the pth gene encoding aminoacyl-tRNA hydrolase, producing MKLIVGLGNPGIEYQFTPHNSGFLAVDRIAEQCGARVSNRRCRSLTAKAKLGGHEVLLAKPETYMNLSGMAVGELVREFEVDPAQDLIVLYDELDLPLGTLRIRRRGRSAGHNGVESIFGALDTNEFVRVRMGVHPGHPVGDGARYVTSPWKKAQLPAVDEMLDRAAEATRVIVEEGPEQAMNRFNQRVASTE from the coding sequence ATGAAGCTGATCGTGGGGCTGGGCAACCCGGGCATCGAGTACCAGTTCACGCCGCACAACAGCGGGTTCCTGGCGGTGGACCGCATCGCCGAGCAGTGCGGGGCGCGGGTGAGCAATCGCCGCTGTCGTTCGCTCACGGCGAAGGCAAAGCTGGGAGGACACGAGGTCCTGCTGGCCAAGCCGGAAACGTACATGAACCTGAGCGGCATGGCGGTGGGCGAGCTGGTGCGGGAGTTCGAGGTCGATCCGGCCCAGGACCTGATCGTGCTCTACGACGAGCTGGACCTGCCGCTGGGGACGCTGCGCATCCGCCGGCGCGGCCGGTCGGCGGGGCACAACGGGGTGGAGTCGATCTTCGGGGCGCTGGACACGAATGAGTTCGTGCGCGTACGCATGGGCGTACACCCGGGGCACCCGGTCGGCGACGGCGCGCGGTATGTGACCTCGCCGTGGAAGAAAGCGCAGCTCCCGGCGGTGGACGAGATGCTGGACCGCGCCGCCGAGGCTACCCGGGTGATCGTGGAAGAAGGCCCGGAGCAGGCGATGAACCGGTTCAACCAGCGAGTAGCGAGTACCGAGTAG
- the rpsF gene encoding 30S ribosomal protein S6, translating to MQRLYEVMFIVKPDVADEEVEKLIQGLESNVSGAGGVIKSIDRLGRRRLAYNVRGTREGNYVLFTLEGAGETIHELERRMRVSEPVLKFLTVRIDQEQKRLAKVKAIRATKVRRAAQPETEAPGEQAAVSV from the coding sequence ATGCAACGTTTGTATGAAGTGATGTTCATCGTCAAGCCGGATGTGGCGGACGAAGAGGTGGAAAAGCTGATTCAGGGATTGGAGTCGAACGTTTCCGGGGCCGGCGGAGTCATCAAGAGCATTGACCGCCTGGGACGGCGACGCTTGGCGTACAACGTGCGCGGGACGCGCGAGGGGAACTACGTGCTGTTCACGCTGGAAGGGGCGGGCGAGACCATCCACGAGCTGGAGCGCCGCATGCGGGTGAGCGAGCCGGTGCTCAAGTTCCTGACCGTGCGCATCGACCAGGAACAGAAGCGGCTGGCCAAAGTGAAGGCCATCCGCGCGACCAAGGTGCGGCGCGCGGCGCAACCGGAGACGGAAGCGCCCGGCGAGCAAGCGGCGGTTAGTGTCTAG